CCGCAATCGCCCTCTCCCGCATCTGCTGCCACATAAGACGAATACGATTTGCAGCTGGTGATGGATCTCGCGGCAAAGGGGTATCAAGGCGATGCGCGAATGGGTCGGATTCCCTCACGTCATATCCTGCGCTTTTCATGACGCGACCAATATCGTCGGCAATCCTGTCACGGCCGATGTTGCGAAATGCCCCCGCAAGCCGTCCAGCGACGACGCTATGGCCTCCCTCCAAAAGCCTTTCGAGCAATGCGGAAGCGTCGCGCTGGGTTGCTAGAGCGGTGCGCGCATCCGTGGGATAGCTGGTATAGAATTGGGGGCTGACCGATATGAGTGCGGCCTCTATCCGATAGACCCGCACGCCTTCATCCGTATGGGTTCGATCGCTTTCTGGCGGTAGCGCGAGATTGGTATCGATCAGTGATGTGCCATGAATGAGAGCAGTCGGCTTATTTCGGCCCCCCGGCGCCCGAACCAGCAACTGCCTCGGGACAGTCCGGTTGCCCGATAGCAGCAACAGCGACTGATCGGGGGACAGGATCCAGTCATCTGCAAACCTCTCGGTCAGATATGCCGTACAAAATCCCCAGAAGCTTGCGAACCAGGACGTGCTTTCGCCTACGGGTTCATCAGGGCGCGCGGGGGTGTACCAGCCCCGGATGACCTCACGCAAATAGCCGGCTTTAAGGAGCCGTTCCCTTTCCAGTCTGGAAAGATCGGCCGATCTGATGGCAATTTTGCCATCATTCTGGAGGCGGCTTAAAACCTCCAATGCTTCTGCCAATTTTTCGCCAGGGCGGGCCATCACAAATCCCGTGTCAAATTTCGCTTATGCTGTTGTACCATATTTCGCTTTAGATGCCGGGTCGAATTTCGCTTTTAACGCAGAACGCCTCACACGCGCATGATCCCGTCTAACAGGAATATCCGCAAGTGAGCGGTTTCAGCCCGAAAAGGCGGCTGTCCAGCGACTATCGCGTTGGGGTGGGCGCCCCGAGATTGCCCCGATCTGCGCCGGAAAAACGCTTCGTCAGGAGGCCGTTAAAAATCCGGCCTCGCCAAATATCTTGCCGCTGCCCTTCATCGCGCGTTTGGCAGCGTATAATGCGATATCTGCGCGCCGAAGACTATCGTGAGGGTCGTCAACATCCGCTTCCAGGAATGCGCCGCCGATCGTTGCCGAAACCGATCGCGTGTATCCGTCCCGTTCGACCGTATGGCGCAGGCTACCGAGAATTTCGGTGATGTACGCCTCTGCCCGCGCGCAGTCGCGCGGCCTGGTCAGCAAAATAACAAACTCGTCGCCCCCAAGGCGTGCGGCAAATATCCCATTGCCAGCCTTCTGCCGGAGCCGGTCCGCCATCATCCGCAATACGTCATCGCCCGCTGCGTGGCCGAAGGTGTCGTTCACCCCTTTGAAGCCATCGAGGTCCAGGAGAATGAGCAGGGCAGGCATCCCCTCGTCTTGAACGCGGGATACAACCTCCCGCAGCTCCTGCTCAAAACAGGCTCGGTTGGGCAACCCCGTCAAAGAGTCGGTATCCGCGGTCTGGCGCAGGACAAGCTCGCGCTCGTGCCGGTCAGTTATATCCTGGAATACGCCAATCAGCGCGACGAAACGCCCCTCAAATACAAGCGGTTCGCCGATGCTACGCACACGCCGCATCTGGCCGTCGGCGGTGATGAAGTCGCTCTCGAAATCAAATGACTCCCCGAGAATTGCGCCGCGTTCCAGGAGCCTGGCGACCTCTTCGCGCCGTTTCAGCGGATAAAAGCTCAATGCGTCGTCGACCGAAGGCACCTTTCCCTTTGGAAGGCCATGGATGACGTAAACCTGATCGGACCAATGAATGCTGTTGTCGGAGAGCTCGAGCCGCCACGAGCCAATTTGTGCCATCCGCTCAGCCTGCCGCAGCTGGAGATGCTGCCGCTCCAGCACCTCTGTCCGATGATGGGCTTCCCGGCTCAACGCCAGCGCCTCTGAAGCGGCCCTGCGGCAGGCCACCAGCGAGCTTACAAGCCCTGCACTCGCGATAAGAAGCGCCCGCGATTGATCATCAAGAACCCTCGGCTTGGTGTCGATTATACACGCAGTGCCAATGCCGGATATGTCCTTCCCGTCGGTCTCGGCTCCCCAGGGACGCAAAGGCACGCCGGCGTAAAAGCGAATGTGGGGCGGTCCGGTAACAAGCGGATTATCGAAGAAGCGCGGGTCTGTTGCAGCGTCTTCGACTATGAGGATGTCAGGTGCATGAATTGCATGTGCGCAAAACGCCATGTCGCGCGGGGTTTGATCAACCTCTATCCCGCACTTGGCCTTGAACCACTGCCGGTGCTCATCGATCATCGACACCAGTGCTATCGGCGCATTGAAAGCAGTACGCAGAAGTTCGACGGCAGCATTGAAATCCTGCTCCGGGGCGGAATCCAGAATCGCAAATTCATGTAGCCGCTCAAGACGAACGATTTCTCGGGCGATGTGCTCTTGAGGGGTAGTCATCAGGTCGGGGCCGCAAGGAGCAAAAGTTCACATTCTAAATGCCGTGGCCCAGATATGGCGACGGGCTTGGCAGATAGCTACATCATCATACCACAGGTACAACATCAAGCGGACCTTCGTGAAATCTTTTCAGTTCCTGACCTGATGGTTGCAAGGTTTGCATCCTTGTCCCACTGGACAATGGTATCGGCGATCTGGGCTGCCGCCATCGGCCGTCCAAACAAAAAGCCTTGCCCTTCGTCACAGCTCTTTTGGGCCAGGCGAGCCGCCTGGGAGGCCGTTTCAACGCCCTCGGCTATTGTCTTGATCCCCAGACTTCTGGCGAGATGCAATATTGCCCGGACAATTGCTTCGTCCTCACGGCCGTCGTTGTCCATCTGTGAAATGAATGAGCGATCAATCTTGATCGTATCAACCGGAAATTGCTTGAGGTGCGTCAGGGACGCATATCCGGTTCCAAAATCATCCAGACTTATGCTGACCCCCGCATCCGCTAAAATATCCAGTGTTCTAA
Above is a window of Novosphingobium sp. P6W DNA encoding:
- a CDS encoding Fic family protein; the encoded protein is MARPGEKLAEALEVLSRLQNDGKIAIRSADLSRLERERLLKAGYLREVIRGWYTPARPDEPVGESTSWFASFWGFCTAYLTERFADDWILSPDQSLLLLSGNRTVPRQLLVRAPGGRNKPTALIHGTSLIDTNLALPPESDRTHTDEGVRVYRIEAALISVSPQFYTSYPTDARTALATQRDASALLERLLEGGHSVVAGRLAGAFRNIGRDRIADDIGRVMKSAGYDVRESDPFAHRLDTPLPRDPSPAANRIRLMWQQMRERAIAAFPAAPRLNDTAAYLERVDENYVNDAYNSLSIEGYRVNAALIERVRDGNWNPDLNPEDRDHKDAIAARGYWQAFQAVKASVERVFAGEGGGKVADEDHPIWYSELFAPGVQAGILRPGELAGYRNSAVFIRGARHVPMGAESVRDAVPVFFELLQEEPEAAVRVVLGHFIFVYIHPYIDGNGRMGRFLMNVMMASGGYPWTVIPVGRRAEYMAALEQASTETDIGPLAEFLGGLVGEQMQPGG
- a CDS encoding diguanylate cyclase domain-containing protein; amino-acid sequence: MTTPQEHIAREIVRLERLHEFAILDSAPEQDFNAAVELLRTAFNAPIALVSMIDEHRQWFKAKCGIEVDQTPRDMAFCAHAIHAPDILIVEDAATDPRFFDNPLVTGPPHIRFYAGVPLRPWGAETDGKDISGIGTACIIDTKPRVLDDQSRALLIASAGLVSSLVACRRAASEALALSREAHHRTEVLERQHLQLRQAERMAQIGSWRLELSDNSIHWSDQVYVIHGLPKGKVPSVDDALSFYPLKRREEVARLLERGAILGESFDFESDFITADGQMRRVRSIGEPLVFEGRFVALIGVFQDITDRHERELVLRQTADTDSLTGLPNRACFEQELREVVSRVQDEGMPALLILLDLDGFKGVNDTFGHAAGDDVLRMMADRLRQKAGNGIFAARLGGDEFVILLTRPRDCARAEAYITEILGSLRHTVERDGYTRSVSATIGGAFLEADVDDPHDSLRRADIALYAAKRAMKGSGKIFGEAGFLTAS